From the Anguilla rostrata isolate EN2019 chromosome 12, ASM1855537v3, whole genome shotgun sequence genome, the window GCTCATGTCCTGGTAAGACACAAGAAACAGACCATGAACACATGCCGCAAtattgtgagtatgtgtgtgcgtgcatacgtttGTGTGTTGAGGGgtgttctttattatttattgcataGACATTGGATTACAGTTTATTTTAACCACACATTGAAGTACTAGAATCATTTACTCCTTCAGTAGTAATATCCATTGCCATTAATAGTaattattagcagtagtaatGCCAGGCCAttagaagtttttatttttatttttatagtttgcCAGTGCACAGTCAATGAATTAGACAGGGACTTGCATTATGCTGTTAAGGAACTGTAAATTCTGTAAGTTCGCAAAGAATGTATTATGGAGTTTGGCTGCTTTATCAGCAGCAGTGCATTCCAGCTGTTTTGGAGATGATTTAAATGGAGCTGATTTACAATGCTGTATATTCAAAGTAAAGTATTCTCATTAAGTGCAGTGGAGCTGATGTTCCTTCACTGTGTTTCTGCTTCCCATTTTACCAGAAGATGCAAATCAAGTGTAATTGTTTGATGTTAAACCTACTTTATACAGGTAACACTAGATTCTATTACTGCAGAGTTTTCTATTACTGTTAGAGTTCTGTGATTGTAAATGAACCCCTTTCAATGtgacactgtttttgtttttgctttggttGTCTGGAGATATTCTTTTATGTGGAATAGGATATGTAATATGTACCAGGAGTGCAAATTCCTTAACTTATCTAATAAATCTAGTCTTATGTGATGTACAACATTAACAGAACagttcaaattaattaaattgtatcATAAATGTCTTATGTTCTGGTGTAACATTAATATATAGTATTAATATATAGTGCAGATTCCTTAAACTACCTAAATATAGGCCAGGGCAGAATGATTTTCTACTGTTGGAGGCATGATATCTACATTATATGGACAAAATTTATATGTGCAATAACTCGAAATAGTAGTTGTTGCATCAGTGTACTAATGAGCGTGGATGCACAGATGCAATGTTGGGAAGGAGCTTGGGAAATGGCAGCTTTTGAGAGTGAGTAATTGGTTTTCCTGGAATATTACATTTGGGATGGTGAAATTAGAGGGCTGTCAACCACCAGAGGGCATTTGTGAGCCTTTAGTGCTGTTGTGCAAACTAGCCAGACATAATGCAGAACTGAACACAGGATTAGATTAAAACTAAAGGTTCACTAAGCAGATTAAATAGCTTTTGAAGCGTAATACTTTAAAAAGAGACTAAGAGTACAGTGACGAGCTGTGTCATGGCAAGCTACCCTGTTCGTCGTCGCATTCTGTGAGACAGTGAGGGGGAACGTCAAGCTGCGGTCCTCGGTTCACACATAAGCAAACCCAGAAACACTTGCACTAATTCTCTGGAGAGAGTTTcatatgtgagagtgtgaattttttttttacgtgtgaGTGTGAACTTTCAGCATGACTATGCAAGGCATAGCAGTTTGAAATGACAGACAGAAAATGTCTCTAAATTTCATGATTGCattgaatatgttttttgtccGATTCCTCTGATTTTCTAAATGAAGAACACTTACTTTCTGTGATACCAATATTCTGTTCTACTTGCATTCTAACAATTTTCATGAATTCCCCATTTCACAGTAATTCAGTGCTTAAATCATATCTGGGAGAGTTAATTTTATACCAAATACATTATGCATTTTTGACTGATATGAACTGTGTGAGAGTTAAATGAACATTCAGAAAGAACAATAGCACTTAACATTCCCAATCTCTGGCCAAGCAAGTGTTTGTGGCTTAAAGTGTTTATACATCTACTGagcaatattaaaatgaaagaatgtgcTACATAAACAAATGTACGTCGATCACTTCTGAGAACAGACTTTGATGTCAGTGTATTAATAGTATTTTAAATTTAGATCTTGTTTTAAAGTCAAAATGGTTATCAGGAAAAGATGAAATGAACAATACAATAATGCAATAATCTtgatacaacaacaacaataataataataataataatattaataataataataataataataataataataataatgattaatatTAGCAGATTCATTTGTAGTTCTTTTTGGCATaggaatgtaaaaaatatttgaacaagTGAAAGTACAGAAAGGTATACTTGAAAGATATTATCAGCTAGATAAGTAGGTTACCTTACTACaatcattttcttaaaaaattaGTCTTGTTTGGCTTTGCCTGACAGCTGGTGATATTTAGTCTGGTCTTTCAGGCTAAGTGGTGCACAGCTAATTAAGGACCCAACATAGTTTGGTGAGGctgttcttctctttctttaacTGCAAATAGATCTCTTGTATATCGTGGTCCTCCAAAACAACTTGTACCAATGatgatttataaaatgtagAGATAATAAGCCAATATTGTATGCTCAGTAATGCCTGGTTATATCCATTGATACTCGTACCATTGatccaattattttttgttaacaaataaaagttttatttccaaaaatgttGGTATCAAAAGTGTTCACACCCCTGTTTTAAGTACTTTGTGCACCCTTCCTTCTCAAGGATAGCACTGAGTCATTTACTGcagtgttttatgagattgcTGAACACATTGGTTGGGGATGCTTGACCATTTCATATAAAATCTTTTAAGATTCAGCAAATTCTCCAGTCTGTGCTTGTGGACTTACATCTCCAATTAACCATACAAATTTTTAGTTGGATTCAACAGTGGCAATAAAAAGGCTAATGCAAAGCCATATGGTGGTGGTTAGTTAAGTcaagtttgtttatttgtcctCTCCACATACATGGTATACGGGAATGAAATGTCGTTCCTCGCGGTCCAAGGTGCtaacacaaagacacaacatAGTCACgaaacataaaaacagtgataaatataaatataaattgtgCAGTATAAGTGTaattataaaatgtgtaatataaaTAATGCCTAACCGGTGGCCTCAGTGGTAATCATACATAGTATACAAATagtatataatattatatattatatagtatATAAATAAGAGGCCCAGCGGTGATGATGGCCCAAATAAAGTGTCGGTGCAGGGTGATCATAAAATGTCCATTGCAGGAGCAGAGAGGTGTAGTCCGGTgagttgtgcatgtgtgtgagagggtggggATCCAGCatgtggtgtggggaggggagggggcagtgtgtggagtaggggtggggtgtgggggtaaAGTGCTCACAACCATttcttggttgattttgaggtatgcaatcaattatttttttgcagtgtgattCATGTGTAGCTTCCTGGGGGTGGAATACTAAATGACACTACATTATGttgcattaatttagcagatgcaccAAGATGCAGTTTGAAGAGTTGGGTCTTTGGTCTGCTTTAGAAGATAATTTTGATGTCCTGATCACTTTGGAACATCTGTTCCATCACTGGCACAGGTGTCATGACTGGGAGAAGGGTGCAAGCCCAGGGAGGGGAGAGCCAGTCACAGTGCTTACTAGGTTTTAGGCCAGAATGCCTTAGTACTTGCTGGGTTTCATTATTCCATTTACTTTAACAACAGCCTCAGGAACCATAGATGCAAAACAGCCTCATAACATCAAAGAGCCACCGCCATATTTCATCCGACGTATGTGTCCTTCTTCctctgcaaaccccccccccccaccgctgacGGGGTGGGAGGACCCTGGGGAGAGGTGGCTTTAAGTACCAGCTCTGCAGAAGGCCGCAGCCACAGTTTCCGTTCTCCTCAGGATGCTCATCTTCTCAAAGATGCCATAGGTTACATAGAAGCCTGCAAACTGATAATAATACGAAAATTCTATTACTCTGGCCGGTCGGGACACTGCCGGTCAGCACTGGCTATGCGTCAGGTTGCTAGGCATTACACATAGTGCTTTATTGACGTTTATATTTAAAAGTACTTGTTGGGCAGAATAAGAAGTCCTTGTCTTCTTCAGTGCCCAGCTGCATCCTTTCTCTCCTGtgctcccctctccttcccatTCAAGGCCTAGAGGGCTGGAAGATGGGGCCCAACACAAAGGGCCACTTACTGAGCGATGGACAAGGAtgagagggggaagagacagGAGAAGTTAGGGCACTGCCATTGAAATGCAAAAATTTCAACTCAACCAGTTCAATAAAATAAGGCACTAATCATGTGTGATGTATTTGTAAGGTGAGTGTTTAATGACATGCATGTTATAACTTTTTAACCAGTGATTACCTTTTTTTCTtggaggaaaaataagaataactaCTTCAATGTTACCTGTATATTTTAACTCATATTGTATTTTacttcatattattttaaatgataattttttattatttaaaatgtcttgATATCTTGCAATAGTAATATGAGgtagaaaatgtacatttccttGAACgtgaaaatttttaaatcacacattCAAATGTGTGTTCTTTCACTAGGAGAACCCTGTGACCCGAGTTGCTCAGAATGACTGAATTGGCACCCCTTGCACACTAACATTCTCAGGGCTGTAGCCAAATGTCCTGTTGGCTTCCATTTAACCTTCTGTGTAACCTTCTCGAGCAGCACGTTACGCAAAACATGAGCATTTGTCACAGCAGCATGAGTTGTGAAAAGAGGTGGGATAATAGAAACAGTAGGTCCAGGCAGGCCTGCAGGGAAACGCCTCTGACTCCTCCCACGCTTGCTGTTTGACTGGTTGAGTCCTTGTTTGTACGTAAACAGGAACATTGCAGACACGTTAACGACTTTATCAGACTATTGTCTTTATTGCATTGTTGACAATGGTGCTGCTATCGGGTGTAAATGTGATCAGTGAATAAAAGGCCAGATAGAAACCCACCACTTTCACTGCTAATCTGGATGGGGTTTTTTCTGCACGATTACCCGCAACCCTGAGATCTATGATTGTTGAACttgttttttaagaaaaggTTGCTTATTTATCTCAATAAAGTTAGTGAGGTTGCGTCCTTACAAtgttggagagagagaccctgttGGTCTCAGGAAAGTTTTCAGCACTGAATTGGGTTATCTAAGCACTGTAAGACACCTCTGATTATGGTGTTAGCCAACCAACAGACTCAGGCTGCTCAACAGGCCTCTGggactgaacaaaaaaaacaccaggttaaaacctagtatatggttGGACCTAATAAACGTGAACTGggcgaccaatggtgtgacttcataacttggccgaccaatggtgtaacttcatcactcactcagtcactcactcagtcagtcacagacattcgcgtttgtagggctgaccccgctgttgcggtccagccaattATGGCACCAATGACCATCACCCCTTGTGCCCTCTGGGGTTGAAAACGAGACCCTGCAGGCCATCAGCAGTTTAGTGCCTAGTAAATGTGAATTCGCAATGGCTTGCACTAAAAAATAGTCAGttcacagagagagcagtccTGAGTTCCCAGAAATGCAGTATGACTCAAGCTTACAGAGCACATTATGAGCCTTCTCGCTCCTTGCACCAGTGCTGTTTGCTTGAGCTGTGTAATACGGGCAGCCACTAGATCAGAGCAGTTTCAGCCCAAGCGGGCCCGCATCTGACTGCCGTCGGTGCCCCATGTTTCGCAAATCAGCGCTGAAGGCGTCTGCTAGCGGCAGTGGTGTTCACCAGCTACTTAGCATTATTCTCACAGCTGATCCTCACCTTCGCTGCATCGCCGCTACTGTCCGCTAGCGGGCCACTGTAGTGCCGGTTAGCAAAGCACTGTTGCTCCAATGGTGCTCCACGTGTGGCTTGCTGGGAACTGTAAATAACTGGCCATTTATTTACACAGCCTTCATTAGCTCTACTTGCTTTActaaagggggggaggggggtggtggtgcatAGCGGCCATCCATCCTGGCCTGAAACTGGTCTACAAGGTAAAATTGCAGCCcgaccacattttttttctgagtgttTGTGATTTGAGAGAGGAATGCAGGGGAGTTTCactgagagtttttaaaatgcaagagAACAAAAACCCTGAAGAGGCTTAGATGGGCAACTGTCATTCACAGAAACTCATTGTGCCACATCAATAACTTGGAGACTGAATGGGCCATCAAGTGTTTCtactgtgcttcacagtaattACAACAGTCACACCCTTCAACTGCTGGAAGCCCATTGTACTAATGTGTtcattatgattaaaaaaatcgAATCTCAATGTTGCTAAAAAGTGTCTTGTTCTGTAGTGTAGCGCTGcatgtgaaattaaatgcagAGTTGATCATAGCGTtggtcattatttatttgcgttGTTAGACCACCAGCTTTGTGTGTATTATTGGAGTTCTGCCCAATAAGAGGCCACTGCTGGGCTCTGGTTGGCTAATCCACTTTCATTGTTCCAATATTAAGTGTTAAGAATAAAATATGAAGGATTCTACCGTCTTCACCTtactacagaaaaaaatgaaatttgaagAGCATGTCAACCTATTTGAAAAAATTACATCTTGAAGTGTACTCAAATTAAAGTATAGGGTACTTCAGTATACTTGAAGTGTAATTAAAGAATGTATAATTAATTCTTAAGTTGTGCTGAAGTATACTTGTTCAcaggggaataaataaataaataaataaatacacaatgtCCACAACAGAAAGTATATGCATATAAGAATGTGCATATTTCCTTGTAAATGGGTGTAAGTAAATGAGCATCACTGACACTTTGTGAAATAATAACTCAAGCCAGGAAATTGCACCTCCAGtttattcacaaaaacacaaaaacaaacattcttcAGAAATGACAATTGCATGACAATAATTCAGTTTCTTCAAAGCATTCACTTAATGCTTTAAACATTTTATGGTTAgtaaacaaatatacatttcacaAGCATGACAATTTAAATTTAGGATTTTGCTTTCTCattaaattctaaaaataagTATTCattgcaaaatgaataaaataaaagcatattcGTTTGATAAGTACTACTATAAATACAGAATCATTTTGTCTTTGAGACAGTGATGGGTTTGCTTAGTCATTTTCTGTCCATTTATCCTCAGGCGGTTGCCAGTATTTGTGCACCCATTAACTTTCTCCCACAGGGGTGGTATATGGAATGCAGTTATGAAAGGTAAATGCACCAAAGTGTGGAATACAGTTATAAAATGTTCAGGTGAACACAAAAAAGTAACATATTTATTCAGGTCCGACATTCCACGTTATTCCTTTTGCTGAAGGATTTCTCCACTATGATATacaagttttagtttttttccacgCCATTATGCagcttatttaaaatatgttcagtgTCACTGGGCTACAAACAAACGGCTTGCTGCACAACTGTGCCGCCAGGCTGCAGATTGGCTGCCagggttttaaaagaaaggaaacactCTCTACTGTCAACAGAAAATATCAAACATGATTAGGACTTTTTCACCTTTACAATATATATAACCAATCACATAACACATGATATTGTATCTTATGAGGAAACTCGAGCATAGGATTTTCAAAGTCACAAGGGATTTAAATTACTTgagcaaaaaagtaaaaaaaaaaacaaaacaaaaaaacagctgttctgTAAACCATTcaataatcaaatgttttttttttttacctttaccCTGTAATTTTAGAGGTAATTTACAGGTGAATATGACGCTCCACTGGAGTATGCGTTATTGGGGATGTATTGACCTGAGGCAGAATGAGACCTGTTGGGTATGTAGACCTTGGCAGGCATGTAGGTCCCTGCTGTCATTGCGGGCCCTGGGTAGTACTGGGGTGGGTAGCGTTGGCCCGGGTAGCCCCAGCCGTACCTGTTGTCCACTGGCGGACAGGAAGTACAGAGGATTGATCCGCCAATGATCAGCAAGGCTGAAGTCGCCCATCCGATGTAAATGGCAGCCCCCAaatctctcttcctttcttcgCTCACGAAAGAGCTCTGGAAGTCTGCGATGGTGGTAGCGGCCGACCAGCTGACAGGAATCACGCAGGTGGCCCCTGACGCGATGCAGATGGCGCCCCCTAAGATCACCGTCTTGGCTTTGGAGGCGTCTTTGTCCAGGCAGCTGGTGCACTTGGCTCCGATGACGGTGAAGGTTAGCCCCACGAAGGCTACCACGATGGCGGTGACGATGAGCGCCCGGGAGGCCTGCAGATCCCGCGACAGCTTGAGCAGCGACTCGTGGATGGAGCACTGCATCTGTCCCGTGCTCTGCATCACGCAGTTCATCCACAGGCCGTCCCACACCACCTGGCCAGACACCACGTTGGCGCCGATGCGCGTGGTCACCCTCCACATGGGGATCCCGCAGACGATGATCACCCCCAGGAATCCGATGAAGCAGAACACCTGACCCGTCACCTCCTTACAGATCCTGCCCATGATGAGACCAGTCGCGTGGAGCTGCAGACGGTCCCGGTGTCCTCCAGACTGATGAAGGGTATGGGCTGCAGGATATAGGATCCTGAAGAGGAGGAGTTTAGAGTTCTCAGAAGACTTgcctcttttaaaaaagtaattctgGCCAAACTAGTTTCCTCAGTACAACCCCCTACCCCCGAAGGGCTCCATGTGCTGTGTCCCACATGGGAATTTATTAATGCAAAATACAAATCATTTCTTGTACTGTGTCTGCTGTTGTGCAATAAGGAAATGTATAGAAGCACCTTCCAGTTGCATCAGTCAAATTTTTACCATTGCTGATTTCACCCCTCATAAACTAAGTGACAcaaaattattgtttaaaatCCCTGTGCatgcttatttttattcaagctttatttaaatacatcagGTTTGACTGAACAACGTGTTAATGTTACTGGTCTCAGTTTAAACCCTTTTGGCATTTATCTTctacattttttcagtaaattCCAGCTTTAAGTAGAGGACAGCTGTGTTAATTTATTAAGGttaagcagtgtgtgtatgtgtgtgtgtgtgtgtttgtgggttgaGAGACTCTTGCAATTGGAATGCTCTCTACTTTGCCAAAATTTGTCTTAAgtattttaagtaatttattGTTGCTGTCGATTTGTTGTTAATACTATTATTTCTCAGCAGATACACTACCATTAATGGTGTATCCTATTTGTCCAAACTGTGTTGAGTTGGAATAATGCTAAAAATGATCAGCTTACCGCTAATCAACCATTGACAGTTTATGAGGGTTAGCTTGAACTCATTTATAACATAAATACAGCTAGATAGGCTAGCTAACCACAGAAAAGTTCCAGAAAAGGTGTAATAAAACTTCTAACGCTATACATTTTTCTATAGTTTTGCAAATATTTAAGTGAAATTAAAGAACCAGAAACACAAGATGCCCTTAGTACATTAAATTGTTGATAATCAAGTCTTCCGCATTGTAATAACCTACCAAGGTGATACAGTTTTCCCCCTGGGTTGCAGGAGCATCCTGTTTTGTTTACAGACATGACGTGGGTTTTCATTAGCCAGTCGGGCCAGCCCAACTTCTTCAGGCTAGCAGCCATAGCTACTGCTTCAATGATGTTTTTACTAGATCTCTGCAAGACATGCCTAGAATTACATTGATTGATGATCACAGGATAATTCATTCACCCACCAGGGTCTCCAGTAGTAAAGAGGAGAAAGTAACCCCTGATAGGCTCTGCTGACATGACAATGTGTGTTACTTAGCCACTTTAGTCAGAGAGGCTGGCACTACATACATCAAGTCATAGATGCATATTGTAAGGgcgtattaaaaaaaaatcttattctTTTTTGGTAAAACGAATAAATatgtaacaaataaaataggGAGGTGTAATGATTTGGGGGTGCAATGGCACCCCCTGGTGCCTATGACCGCATGCCCCTGCTTgggaattatttattaatgcacTGAAAAATAGTTCACCAGCTGCTAAATTTCACACTTACACCTAGGGTCTGTTTCAGTTCTCTTGGTTGCTTTAAGATGAAAACATCTGCAATCAATAAAAAAGTATGGTGTGGGCTGTCTTGATGTGTTGGTAggaatgctgttttttaaaatagttgttACTAGAATGCGGTTCATTTCAAATTACACAAGAGACATGGCTCACAGTCCTCTTTTGTTTCCAAAGAAATGGACCCTGCAAGGCTAGCTGGGGCCCTCTGTTAATTTAACATTAGTTTGCTTctctggtttgttttttttttttattgtgcaggGTTATGTTTGGCAGTGTTTTTAGGGTCTCCTGTTGTTGACCTATTGGATCAAGATCGGGGAGGCAactattttgaaaaacaacagctgcagatattgcaaaatgtttttctaagCAAGAGGGAATAATATCATAATTGGTAGCACAGGGTTGAGTGACACATAGCGGTGTGTTTTCTTATGGAATTCAGGTCTGATTTAAACTGGCTGTGTGCCAACCAAATGTTATACATGGGGAATGACACGTGCCTGGCCAGTGTCTTGAGGATGAGCACACACTAGTCAGCCTTTTGCTAAAACCTTTAGACCTGGCTGTTATTTACCAGTGGACCTGATAAACCTGTCAGTGTAATAGTTGGGCAGTTTCACCTGGGAGTGCCctcagtggagggaggggtcacatttaaaatgcaagttaATCCTTCCTCTTGTGATTTCAAAACTGAGTTCCTGCCCTCAGGAGGGAAACAGTACAGCTGTTTCTACTTTATATCATATATTCTCATTaacacatgcagaaacagcTAGAGGTCTAATTTTGCATGCGTGTTTGGGTGGGTCTCATGTATTTCCATAGAAACTCCCCTGAAAACCCAAGCCAATCCGATAAAAAAGgaatgtttaacattttaacatttaacattgttattttttgtctgtgaaCTTGAGCTGTTTGTACAGAGAGAACAAACTTCTGCTGTGGTGTTTGGTTTTGCCCGTAGAAAACACTTGATTCCATTAGGAAGCTTATCAGATGTGTATGCAAAAAACTTTAGGATCTGTGACACAGTTAAAAAACAGCAGGATTTCCATAGTCTGTCTGTCCCTAATCTGCTACCTCTGAGGAAACTTTACCATATGTCAATCAAACCTCATTTTTCATTCTCAGGCTGGAACCCATTTTGATTTTAAGAACACTCTAGGGACATTTGGAAAgttaatgtatatatttcaagctattatttttgttcagtttccTGGATGTGCCTTATCTTTTAAGTCACGAGGAACATGGCAGGAATAGCCTTAGGATGTTATTTCtatgttgttaaaaaaaaacaaatctgaattgTGGAGAgtaattcatattaattttatgAAGAATGTAAGTAACGTGAAACAGGTCTACCATTTCAGGCCTTTCATTCAGAACATTCTTAAACTGTGTTTAAAACTTATTCTCCATgacattattttgtcatttgtcataACTAAATCATAACCCTCAGGGGATTTTGCAAGTaagattggaatgttcttttttctttttttccctgagatGTTGGTAGAACTTGTTTAGAAtagtaatgtattttttaaacatttgtggaATGTTCTCATCATAACATATCTTATAACCAAAAGGTAATATAACTGGAACCTTCTGCAAagttttggaaatatttcatgcTAGTTGAGATGAACTGCATCTGAATAACCATGTGCAGGCTGATGCAGACTCTTTGAACTTTATAAAATTCTATTTCGTTTAAACTATCTATTACTATTAAAGCCTGTTTAATGAGAACATTGTCCAGACATTGGTTTCCTTTTCAGTGAATACTTCCTGTCCCATGAACTCTATTTACAAAACAACTGGAGATGCTATTTTATAATATCTAAACACAATAGGCACTTTTCAACATTATAATGCACTTATTGTATCATTCATAGCACATTTTTATGACGGAGTTACTTGCTTGACggctgtgattttaaaaatatgaattagcATAAATGGGGCATAATTCTTTGCATGTTGCAGTGGGTTTTTAAGCTTCCCAAACATGCTTTCATTCTTCTTGACTCAAGAAATGCAGGCCTGGTATAAAATTTGTACTTTTATTAAGACAAAAAAGGCACAAGGAATTGCCAGTGGACATTCAAAATTGGTGAAATTTGCGATAAGAATAacaattgtaaaaatatatacccTCTCCAACCCCCAAAAAAGATAAGTGCACAGAACTGTGCTTTAGAAAGGCTATCAATTATGTCATTACAAATGCTATTTAATTAGTGAAAAGATTCATTACTCTTAATGCACATTGACAgattaatattattttgaatctactatattttaatatatggcATTAGGATAGCACTCAAAACAAGGACAAGGCAGCAGACTGAATCATAATGCCGATGATATGATAAAACAGTATGACATTacgctgtgtgtttgcatttgtggaaCAATTGTCAGGAGTGTGTGGAATATGCTCTCTTATGTAAATTGTCACCTATCTGTATATTATCCTTCCTGACTTCCTGTAGAATGGGTGAGCGTGCCCCAATGGACTTAATTAgcaacactggaaaaaaatatgccCAAAACACTTGGAGCAGTATTATAAAAGGCATCCTGTACTTTCCATTGGGATGATTGAATTTAGCTCCCTCAACAAGCCTACGACTGCTGACCTTTTCTTTCTGTAGAAGAGCATTTTCATAGACAATAGGTTATGAACTGAAGGCTCTAGACAGCTGtcaatcagcacacacacacacacacaaagcacacacatatcCTTGTTGAATGTTAAGATGAAAGTgttaatcaagaaaaacattttctatgacaaaagctatacaataaataaaagcccAGATTTGTTGCCAaatactgaaacaaaatga encodes:
- the LOC135236561 gene encoding claudin-4-like, which produces MGRICKEVTGQVFCFIGFLGVIIVCGIPMWRVTTRIGANVVSGQVVWDGLWMNCVMQSTGQMQCSIHESLLKLSRDLQASRALIVTAIVVAFVGLTFTVIGAKCTSCLDKDASKAKTVILGGAICIASGATCVIPVSWSAATTIADFQSSFVSEERKRDLGAAIYIGWATSALLIIGGSILCTSCPPVDNRYGWGYPGQRYPPQYYPGPAMTAGTYMPAKVYIPNRSHSASGQYIPNNAYSSGASYSPVNYL